AGACACTTCCATTGCATTATCAAGACTCTATGCCACATTTGGGTTATTAATTCTACTGCAAAATCAACAAAGGTTCCTACCGATAATGGACCAAGTCCTACACCCAGATAAGCCTTGTAAGTTGAAGCCATAATTGCAGCCATTCTAGCCATTCCATGAATAATGGCAACCCGTAGTTTTCTAGAGGTCTCATAGCTGATGGAAGTATA
This portion of the Fragaria vesca subsp. vesca unplaced genomic scaffold, FraVesHawaii_1.0 scf0511165, whole genome shotgun sequence genome encodes:
- the LOC101294904 gene encoding zeaxanthin epoxidase, chloroplastic-like encodes the protein DGYQLALELEKALKKSHELGTPPDIAASLRSYETSRKLRVAIIHGMARMAAIMASTYKAYLGVGLGPLS